The Psychrobacillus sp. FSL K6-2836 nucleotide sequence CGTTTCTAACCACGGAGGTCGTCAATTAGATGGTGTAATTGCGAGCATCGATGCCCTTCCAGAAGTAGTTCGAGTTGTAAATGGTCGAATTCCTGTTTTATTTGATAGTGGAATAAGAAGAGGTTCTGACGCAGTAAAGGCTTTAGCACTTGGTGCAACTGCAGTCTGTATAGGCCGTCCAGTAATTTGGGGTTTAGCTGCTGGAGGTCAAGAAGGTGTAGAACGTGTTTTAGAGAATTTCCTACAAGAGACCAGAGTTTCCATTTCCTTGAGTGGTGCTCGTAATTTAGAGGAAGTAAAGAAACTTCAGCTATTAAAAGATTAAGGGAAAAATAAGGTGGTAGATAGACGATGGAACAAGCATTAAAAGGTATGAAAGTACTGGATTTATCACAGGTTCTCGCTGGACCCTATTGCACGATGGTTTTAGCAGATATGGGTGCGGATGTTATCAAAGTAGAAAAATACCCAAATGGTGACGACACTAGAAGCATGGGGCCGTATATAAATGAAGAAAGCTATATGTATATGATGGTAAATCGTAACAAACGCGGAATCTGTCTAAATTTAAAAACAGAACAAGGTTTAGAGGTATTATATAAACTTATTAAAGAGGCAGATGTTTTTATCGAAAATTATCGTCCAGGTGTTACGAAGAAACTTGGAATTGATTATGATACGTTGAAAGCTTTAAACCCGGCTTTGATATATTGTTCTATTTCCGGCTATGGTCAAACAGGCCCTTATAAAGATAAGGGTGGGTATGATATTATGGCCCAAGGGCTTTCTGGGCTGATCGATATGACTGGAGAAAAAGGAGGAAAACCTGTCAAAGTTGGTATTGCTATACATGATATTGCAGCAGCACAAACGGCCATCCAATCTATTTTATCCGCCTATATTTATCGCCTCAAAAAAGGCACGGGACAATATATTGATGTCTCTTTAGTAGATTCGGGTCTAGCATGGACTGTGTGGGAAGCTGCAGCTTATTTTGGTAAAGGTGAAGTACCCCAAAGAAATGGCACGGCACATCGTGTTTCTGCACCCTACCAAGGCTATAAAACAAAGGATGGATTTATCCTTATTGGTGCAGGAAATCAGAGGCTTTGGGAAAAGTTTTGCCTACATGTTGTCCAAAAACCAGAATGGCTTACAGATGAACGATTTTTAACAAATAGTATTCGAGCAAAAAATGCTAGTCAACTTGAGGTTGAAATAGAGGAAGTTTTCGGAGAACATCCCTCCTCATTCTGGCTAGAGTTATTAGATGCTGGCGGCGTCCCTTCTGGACCTATCTATTCGTATGATCAAACACTGAATGATGAACATATTTTATCGAGAGATATGATATTAGATTACGAGCATCCTGTAGCAGGAGCAATGAAAACTCTAGGGTTTCCGGCTAAATTCTCCGAAACACCCGGACAATTCAAATATGCCGCCCCACTTCTTGGTCAGCATAACAAAGAAATACTTACGGAGCTTGGATACACAGAAGACGAAGTACATACATTCATGTCTGATAAAGTTTTGAATGGATAATTGATGGGCGCTTAAAGCAGTTTTTATGGGCTATCTTGCTTAATTTAAGGACTATTTAGAGATATTTATGGGTTATTTTCAACACTTTATGGGTTATACAAAAAAAGAGACTGGGACAGAAGTAGAAATTTTATTGGATAAGGAGAAACCTTTACTAAATAATGGATATTTAATAAAATTGATTGAAATGGAGGGGCGACTCCTACGGGAATAGCGTGACGCCTGAGACTACAGGCTCAGGCCACGCCCGTGGAAAGCGTCCCTGGAATGGAAATCAATTTTGTGCACAGCAAAAAAAACAGCATTTTTCTCACAGAGAAAAATGCTGTTTTGGGGTTCTGTCCCAGCCTCTAAATTATTGGCTGCAATAATGTCCAAATTACTTTTCCTTCTTCGGGACTATCTGGAGTTATAGCGATAGAATTTGGATATGGTAAAACGGGTGCTTTTATACGATAATAGTTTGCTACATATGAATTATCATCCATTGCCATTTCATAAGCATCCTGTGTTTCTTTCGAGAAGAAGCTTTTCTTTTTTTCTATTGTCCAACGGAACCAGCTAAAAAAAGCATTATCTGAATCCTGGTAATGACTCATTAAACTCTCTGCTTCCTCTATTTTGTTTAATGCAATTAATGTAGCAACTGCAGGATAACGTGCGCCTTGATGATCAGATGGATTTAATTGTAGAATTTTATTTAATAGATTAAACGCCTCTTTGAATTTTTTCTGCTCAAAACACGATATTCCGTATTTAAACAAGGCTCTTAAATAAGGTCTGTTCGGCAAATAACCCCATACAACTTCAAAATTTGGATCAAATTGCTTTTCTCCAATACGTATCGCTTCTTCGAAATGGGCAGACTGTTCTGTTTCTTCTATATAATCTATTTTTAACAATATCGCATCAACATTTTGTGGATCAAGCTCATAAGCAAGAGAAGCTAGTCGTCTCTTTTCTATCAAATCAGTAGATATATACGCTTCATACGCATACTTTTGCGATGCTTCTTTATCATTTGCTGGGTTAAATTCTTTGTCTTTATAAATATCAATATATCTACTCATCTCTTTCTCGTTTTTAACCGAAACTTTGCTGAGATGCATACCCATTTTCCAGTTTGAAAATTCTACTAGGTTTGCATTTGTTCCAACTTCAAACGCAAAAACAGGATTCGGGTTTAAATTTTCTTTTGATATTTCATTCTCATAAAACTCCGTGAATAATCCTTCATATTTGTTTGCTGTACTAGGTGATACATCTAAAAACGATGAGATTTCTTTTTTTGTCCAACTATATGGAATGATTGAATTCAGCATACCAAATTGCAATGCTCCTGCCACTAATGCAGTAGGTTTCAGCATGCTCCTCGGAATTCCTCTTCTTTGGATATATTCGATAAAGATATACATTAGCTTATCACTTTTAATATCCATTTCTACTAAACTAGTATGTAAAATAGAAATAAGCTCTAGCTCTTCTTCATTAAATAACTCCTCGATGGCAGATTCTTTATCTCCTAATATTACATAACACTCTATTATATATTTATTGTAAAAATCAGCGACTGATTCACTATTACTGTTGTTATACAAAAGTTTCACACGCTCAACTAGCGCTTCATCTTTCGCAGGGAATACGATTAAAGAATTTAATAGCTTATAGTATCTTTCTTGTTGCCTGGAATCTAAAAGAAAATGTCCGAAAATAAAGTCTCCAACACCACCCTCGAATGGATTTGGAATTTCTATTACTACCTTTTCTTCCGAAAATACATCAACAACTTCTGCACTATTATTATTGATTTGTGAAATAGTTCCAAGTATTACATGAGGTTTCATCCAACCTTCTAATACAGTTTGAACTCTCGGTCTTTTCGATTTAGCCGATTCTCGTTCTAAATGCAATTCCCAAATATCTACACGACGATTAAAGTAATAACAGTCTCCCATAATCGCACTCACTTTATCATTTTCGAATCGATCTGATAAATATTCCTCTCTGTCGCCAATCCACCTATAAATTTCATTTGTTTCCTGTTTAGTTGGGTGAGCATGAAAAAAGTTTAGTAGCACTTGTTCTAATTCTTTATTTACTTCTTCATCTATTGAAATGATATTTTCTTTATTTAAACAGCAAGCTTTATATTTTTTCCCACTATTACATGGACAAGGGTCATTTCTACCAGTCATTTGTTAATCTCCTTTACATCGAACTATACTTTCAAGCCGTTACAACATTAAAATAATAGTCGTTCTTCGTCTCTACTATGAATTTCATTGACTGTCAGAAGTGCGTAAAATCGTTGAATCACTGCCTCATTTAAACCATGCTCACTTCGAATTTCCTTAATATCTTTTGCAATAATTCGGAGTAAATCATGGTCTCTTTCTAGTTTTATAACAACATCTCTTAGAGCAGGATTTTCTTCCACTTTTTCTTGATAGAATCCTGACTCCTCAGCATCTGCATGACTAATAACTCTTGTCTCCCAATAATCTAATAAGTCATCCGCAGCTAAATTTGCCGCTTCTAGCTCACGTGATTTCAATAATTCTAAAAAATTATTCGTTTTTTGTATTGCCCCAGAAAGTCCACCCTCATGAATTGCATGATGTGAATGTAGTTGTTTCAATGCTGGCCCTGGTTTAGTCATGTTCATCCTCCTTTTTATCCCCCAATATAGGACATATTTATTTTCGTACGATTTTTAGCGGTTTCTTCTGTTCTTTCATCAGAATACCGATCTGTTCTACGCTCCCACACATTTTTGATAGCTTTCGCTAACTCATCATCTGTAGCTCCACTTCGGATGAGCTCTCGTAAGTCAAATCCATTAGTAGCAAATAAACATGTATAAAACTTTCCATCCGATGAAAGTCTTGCTCTAGTACAGGACGAACAAAAAGATTCTGAAACAGAAGTGATAAAACCTACTTGAGATTCAGTTCCTGCATATTGATAACGTTCTGCAACTTCACCAAAATAGTCTTTATCAACAGGCTTCAAATCAAATTCTTCTTGAAGCATTGTTAAAATTTGTTTTTTCGTTATCACTTTTTCAAAACTCCAGGCATTATCATTCCCTACATCCATAAATTCGATAAAGCGGAGTGTAATTCCTTGTTCTTTAAAATACTTAGCCATTGGAATAATCTCTTGATCATTCACATTTTTTTGTACGACCATATTTACTTTGATTTCAAAACCAAGATTCTTGGCAAATTGTATATTTTCTAAAATGAAGGAAGGTTTTATACCTCTTCCATTGAGATTTCCAAATAAGTTTTCATCTAATGCATCCAGACTAATATTGAGTCTAGTTAATCCAGCCTCTTTCAATTTTTGACCATATTGCTTCAATAGTACTCCGTTTGTTGTTAGACCTACGTCTTTAATATTGTTCAAAGTGAGTAATTTTTTAACCAACTCATCTATATTTCTTCGCATTAATGGCTCTCCACCCGTTAAGCGGATTTTTTTCACACCAAAACTTTCAAAGATTTTTGCCAATCTTTCCATTTCTTCAAACGTTAATAATTCTTCTCGAGGTAAAAATACATAGTCATCACCGAAAATTTCTTTAGGCATGCAATATGAACAACGGAAATTACAGCGATCGGTTACTGAAATTCGCAGATCTCTCATTGGCCTATTTAATTGATCTCGCAATATATTAACCGACATACATTTCACTTCCTTTTCATAGAGGTTTATTTATATTTTGGAACACTGTCGCTGGTTTATCACTAATCTGATTTGCTAAAATCCATTCTGTATCTACAGCTGACATAAACTGCATTACACTTAGGTTTTTATTCATTAAAGTTTGATATATTTTTTCTTTTAAACTGCTATTCCATATACTTACAAGCGGATGAAATATTTCATCTTGTTTTACGGCTTTTATGTCTCCAGTAGATGGAAAAAGAGTTAACTGCTTTAACTCTTTTCTTGTTATAAATGGCATGTCGCACGGAAGTACTACATATTGATCTGCATTTATAATGTCCATACCTGTATAGATACCGGCTAGAGGTCCATCCCCAGAAAACCTATGATCATCAGTAGATAAAAAAAGATTCTTTGGAAATAAAGGCAATAACTCTTCCCTCGTAATGATAATTACGTCATCACATACTTTATCTAATGCTGCATAAGCCCATTCATAAAAATACTGATCCTTCAATTTTGCAAATGCTTTTGGTGAACCAAATCTCCGGGACCTACCTCCCGCAAGTAAAATTCCAACCGTTTCCATCATCCGCCACTAACTGGTGGAATTAAGGCAATGATGTCTTTTTCTTCAATAATATCATCTAATAAGGCATATTCTTCATTGATAGCTACTTGAATTATTCCATCTGCCAGTCCTTCATATTTACGTCGAAGTTCCTCTAATAATTGTTTCACTGTTTTTCCTGCAAATGTAAACTCTTCTTTATCTACGCCTGTCTTTTCCTTCAAACCTGCAAAATACAATACTGTAATCATTTCAATTCTCCTTCCACTACTGGCATTTGTTTTTGGTCTCCTATCCATTCCTGTCCGTTCTCCCAAATTTCTTTCTTCCATATTGGTACAATTTCTTTTATACGCTCAATGGCATATTCATTTGCTTCATATGCGACCTTCCGATGTGGTGATGAAACTGCGATAACGACTGCAATATCCGAAATTTCTAATTTTCCAATTCGATGTGCTATCGCTACTTTTGTGTTTGGCCATTGTTCTTCAATTTCTTTCCCAATTTGTGCTAGTTTTTTTTCGGCCATCGGTATATATGCCTCATAAGAAAGATAAATAGTTCTTACTCCCTTTGTCCATTCCCGAACATGACCTGTAAATACGGTTACTGCTCCTGCAGAAGCATGGAGCACAGCTTTTCTATAAGGTTCTGGATCTATCTCCGTTTCAACGATTTCAAATAGTTTCAAGCTTATCTCCACCAATCCAATCTATTAACCATTCGTTTAATAGAACTGTATTTTCTATATGTATCATAGGATAATTATCAATTTTCAGTTCGCCATGTACGATTACACAAACGATATTCGTTAGATGTTGAAGTGTCTCCCAATCTTTTAGCTCTTTAATAATAACTACTTTGTCGTAGTCTTCCTGTTTGTATCCTTCAATAATAATTATTTCGGGATTACTAATCGCGGCTAATTGTACTAATTGCTTCAGCGTCCAATTATTCTTTAATTGATGCATTTGAATTGATTGGTCATCAACTGCAATTGAGCAAGTTGCTCCAGAATGAAAAAACTTCATGCTATCTGTTTTATCGCTTGGAAAGTCTAAACCATTAGCATGTCCATGATGCTTAATAACAGAAACCTCTTTCTCTATTGAAACGAGTTCCTTTACCCAATTTTCGATTAAAGTTGTCTTTCTACTATTTTTATACCCTACAACTTGTAAAATACTCACGGCATCCATGTTGAAATACCATTTTCATTTCCCAATAACAGAACATCTACTAAGTCACCTGCTACAAAGTTTCGGGTCCCACCTGGGAGTACTATCAACGCATTTCCTCTTGCAATAGAAGACACTGCGTTAGATTTGTTAAAGCCTGCGGGAGTTATAATTGCCTCATTCCCTTCGAACCTATACACACTTCGAACAAATCGAGTGAACGGATTAGGCTTCAAAAAGTCCTCTGTCAATTTTGCCTTTGTATGAGGAGTATAGGGCGAATTATTTAGCATCATATTTTCAATGGCTGGTTTTGCAAACAATTCATACCCAGTAAAGCAAGCAGAAGGGTTACCCGAAAGTCCAAACAGTAATTTACCATTCGCAAATGCTGCAGTTGTCACACTACCAGGTCGCATCGCTACTTTGTTAAATAATACTTCCGCCTGTAGTCTATGATAAATTTCTGGCAAATGATCGAAATCACCTACAGAAACCCCTCCTGTTGTTATAACACAGTCAGTTTCTTCCAATGCAGTTTTCACTAGTCGATAACAGCTTTCTAAATCATCCGAAAGAATTCCATAATATCGAGATTCAATACCCCGTCTTTTTAACTGAGCTTCAATCATCGGTCCATTGCTATTACGAATTTTTCCTGGTTCTAGTTCATCTTCAACTCCTAGAAGTTCAGTCCCCGTGCAAAGAATACCAACAACAGGTTTTTTCCTAACTTTCACTTTTGCATACCCAAAAGTTGCTAAAAGTGCAATTATTCCTGGATGGATAAAAGTTCCAGATGGTATCAACATTTCTCCCTTTTTCGAGTCTTCACCCTGTAAAGAAACGTTTTCAAGCGGTTTAAATGCCTTGCGAATAGTAAAGGATTCTTCGCTTTCCACCGTTTGCTCTAACATTACAACTGCATCTGCCCCTTTTGGAATAGGAGCTCCAGTCATAATACGTACTGCTTCTGACTTGCCAAGAGCATGATTAGAAACTTGTCCAGCTCCAATATGATCTTTCACTCTAAATTGAATACGATTATCTCCGCTTGCACCAATCGAATCTTCCGAACGGATTGCAAAGCCATCATATGGAGAATTATTAAATGAAGGTACATCATGCTTTGCAATAATTGGTTCTGCCAAAATGTATCCATAACTATCCGAAAGGGTAATTTCGATTATTGGCAAAGCATTTGCCTTGTCCATTACTCGTTCGATGGCATCCCTCACCGTAATTGGCTTTCTGATTTCTACCATTTTTAACAACTCCTTCTACTACACATGCTATAATTTGTTTATCCCGGTTTAACAGGCTGTAATACACCCCTCAACTTTTTTAGAGAAAATGAAAAATTGGAGGGGGATAAACAGCCTGTAAATCCCCGATTGGTTCGGGCCAACATGATGTTGGTCACTCAGGCATTGCCGCACGATGCGGCGTTATTTGCCTGAGTTCCATTTTCCATCAGTGTGGGATGAAGACCCCCCCACTGATGGAAGTTTCACTTTATCCCACTTGAAAGGATGTAAATAATGTCAGAACTTACACACTTTAATGAACAAGGGCGAGCAAAGATGGTAGATATTTCGGATAAAAACGAAACAACTAGAACCGCTGTTGCCGTTTCCTCTGTCACTGTAAATGATACTATTAAAAGCCAAATCACCGAAGGTACCAATAAAAAAGGAGATGTATTTGCAGTTGCACAAGTAGCAGGTATAATGGCTGCAAAAAATACTTCTTCAATAATACCAATGTGTCATCCAATTCTCTTGTCAGGAATAAATATTACATTCGAATGGTCTAGTAATGATTCAAATGTCATTAATATTCAATCAGAAGTAAAAACTATTGGTTCTACTGGTGTTGAAATGGAAGCACTTGTAGCTGCATCCGCAGCAGCTTTAACTATTTACGATATGTGTAAGGCGGGTGGCAAAGATATGGTTATCGGATCTACTATGCTATTATCCAAAACTGGTGGCAAAAATGGCGATTATCAACGGGGAAACTAGTCTCTAGTTTCTCGTTTTTATTTCGTTAATTCGAATACGATATGTTCAAGTTCTGGGAGAATCAGCTTGTTCATCGCTAACTTGATAGCTCCGACCGAACCCGGTAGAACAAATACAGCTTTATCATTTACCACTCCGGCAACCGAACGACTAAGCATTGCTTTAGTTCCTACATCCTCTGTAAAACTTAGAAACCGAAATAATTCTCCAAAACCACTAATCTCTTTAGTAAAGCTAGGTTGTATCGCTTCAATTGTACAATCCCTTATCGCGATGCCTGTCCCACCAGTTGTAATAATGACATCTATATTGTCTTTTTTTGTCCAGGCTTTGAGTATAGCTTGAATTTCATTTATTTCATCCTTACATATTAACTTCTCCACTACATGTACAGATGCCTGCTCCAATAATTGAGAAATTAATAATCCGCCTTTATCTGTTTCTTCTGTTCTAGTATCGCTTACTGTTAAAATTACAGCGTGTATTGTGCGATTTAATGCAAATTGAGTTGACAATCGTTCCAGTCTCCCATCATTTTATCCAAAAATTTCTGTGTATAGTCTTCTACCTAGGTTTACATCTTTAATACCATGTATTAGTAATCTTCCATCTCCGAATAATACCATTCTATATTGTTCTCGCTGGAATTCTACAAAGTAAGGAGTTCTTTTTTTGAAAGCTTTTATATTTTTCGCTATTTTTTCTGCGTCTTGTAACGTAACTTTCCTACCCGGACTTGGTAAAACTTGCACCGCATCTCTTCCACATAACACGGCATATTGTGATTGTTGATCTCTTTCTAGTGAAGGAAAAGTCGCATGTTCACTACATGTTTCACATGTTTCATTTTTCACCTTCGAAATACCAATATCTAAAAACGTATTATTCCAACAGTCAAAATGATGAACCTTAGTACGAACAGCTTTAAGGTTTCCTGTTAAAAGTTTTAGAACTTCTGAAGACTGTGTTGCTGCTGTAATTTGTACTGCAGGAGATATTATTCCAACAGTATCACATGTTTCATTTACAGTGGGTAAAACTGGAAGTAAGCATCTGAAACAGGCCGTTTGTTTTGGTATAAAGGGAAAAACCACTCCTGAGCTACCAACACATGCACCATAGATCCAGGGAATATTATGCTTATATGCTGCATCATTGATTAATAATCTTGTTTCAAAGTTATCGGTTGCATCTATTATTACATCCACTCTAGTTGCAAAGTATTCTATTAGCAAATGATCTACATTTTGTAAATAAGTATGCAAAACGACACTAGAGTTTATCGATTTTAATCTTTTCTCAGCTGCAACTACTTTTGGAAGCATTTCCTCTGCATCTTCCTCTGTAAATAGTTGTTGTCTTTGAATATTAGATAACTCCACATAATCCCGATCGGCTATATGTATAGTTCCAACACCTGCCCTTACCAATGTTTCAGAAATTGCTGAACCAAGTGCTCCACAGCCAATAATTGCTACAGCAGCAGCTCCTAAATGATTCTGACCTGTTGCTCCTATTTTTTTAAATAATAGTTGTCTTGAATAACGCGAATCCATTTAAACACATCCTTTTAAGAAAAGCGCATGCGCCTATGTAAGCCCCGACTAGCGATGGAAGGATTTTACGCAAAGGCGTTCTTTGCCTTTTCTAAAATCCTGAAGCGACTCGAGGGGCTAGGCGCAGGAGCTAGATAGATACTGAGAAAAAAGCATATACTTTCTTATCTTCTAAAATAGGGGAAGGCCCCCTATCTTTACGATTGGTTGCCTTCGTTGGTCCGGTGTTCAGTTATATCAGTAAAGGTTCCAACATATCTAACATCTTCACCTGTTTCATCTTTAACTGCACTAATATTTAACCATTCCAAAAATACTTCCCCATTTTTTTTTGTATTCCAAATCTCGCCCTGCCACATTCCATTTTTTTGAATACTTTCCCACATCTCATCGTAAAATGCTTTTTCCTGACGATTAGATTTTAAGATTCTAGGAGTTTTCCCTATAGCTTCATCCTCGCTAAATCCTGTCAATTGTGTGAACGATGGGTTAACTGTAACTATTGTACCTGCTGTATTTGTTACCATAATTCCTTGCCCTGTTGATTTAAATACTTCCTGTGCTAATTTTAATCTATCTTGATAGTACATGAATACAACTAAAACCAAACTTGCCAAGGAAACAGAAGATAGTAACATAAATCCAATTGAATACTGTCCAGTTATAGAGAAAATAGATGCTAATAATAGGGGTGGGAAAAAGCCTCCTAAACCACCCATCATTGAAACAATACCATTAGCAATACCTGCTTGTTTATTGAAATAGAATGGAACTAATTTAAATATTACACCATTTCCTATCCCTGCACTTATACCAATAACTATACATCCAATTGTGTAGAGCATTATGGATGGGGAGAAAGCTAATAATATTGCAGCTATTGTATAGATCGAAAATACACCCATCAAAAGGAATAGCGGCTGAAATTTATCCCCTAACCAACCACCAACTGGTCTGAAAATTGTTGCAACAGCTATAAACCCAGCTGTTCTTAACCCTGCATCGACTTTATCTAATTCGAAGTTACTAACTAGAAAGTTTGGTAGATAAACAGTAAACGCTACAAACGAGCCAAATGTAATGAAATAGAATAATGAGAAAAACCATAGTTTATCATTTTTCCAAACACCTTTAATCTGTTCAATAATAGGTGTTTTTACTTTTACTTCGTGTTTATCCCCTAAAAAGATATTAATAACGATAA carries:
- a CDS encoding CaiB/BaiF CoA transferase family protein; this encodes MEQALKGMKVLDLSQVLAGPYCTMVLADMGADVIKVEKYPNGDDTRSMGPYINEESYMYMMVNRNKRGICLNLKTEQGLEVLYKLIKEADVFIENYRPGVTKKLGIDYDTLKALNPALIYCSISGYGQTGPYKDKGGYDIMAQGLSGLIDMTGEKGGKPVKVGIAIHDIAAAQTAIQSILSAYIYRLKKGTGQYIDVSLVDSGLAWTVWEAAAYFGKGEVPQRNGTAHRVSAPYQGYKTKDGFILIGAGNQRLWEKFCLHVVQKPEWLTDERFLTNSIRAKNASQLEVEIEEVFGEHPSSFWLELLDAGGVPSGPIYSYDQTLNDEHILSRDMILDYEHPVAGAMKTLGFPAKFSETPGQFKYAAPLLGQHNKEILTELGYTEDEVHTFMSDKVLNG
- a CDS encoding SEC-C metal-binding domain-containing protein, translating into MTGRNDPCPCNSGKKYKACCLNKENIISIDEEVNKELEQVLLNFFHAHPTKQETNEIYRWIGDREEYLSDRFENDKVSAIMGDCYYFNRRVDIWELHLERESAKSKRPRVQTVLEGWMKPHVILGTISQINNNSAEVVDVFSEEKVVIEIPNPFEGGVGDFIFGHFLLDSRQQERYYKLLNSLIVFPAKDEALVERVKLLYNNSNSESVADFYNKYIIECYVILGDKESAIEELFNEEELELISILHTSLVEMDIKSDKLMYIFIEYIQRRGIPRSMLKPTALVAGALQFGMLNSIIPYSWTKKEISSFLDVSPSTANKYEGLFTEFYENEISKENLNPNPVFAFEVGTNANLVEFSNWKMGMHLSKVSVKNEKEMSRYIDIYKDKEFNPANDKEASQKYAYEAYISTDLIEKRRLASLAYELDPQNVDAILLKIDYIEETEQSAHFEEAIRIGEKQFDPNFEVVWGYLPNRPYLRALFKYGISCFEQKKFKEAFNLLNKILQLNPSDHQGARYPAVATLIALNKIEEAESLMSHYQDSDNAFFSWFRWTIEKKKSFFSKETQDAYEMAMDDNSYVANYYRIKAPVLPYPNSIAITPDSPEEGKVIWTLLQPII
- a CDS encoding hemerythrin domain-containing protein; translated protein: MTKPGPALKQLHSHHAIHEGGLSGAIQKTNNFLELLKSRELEAANLAADDLLDYWETRVISHADAEESGFYQEKVEENPALRDVVIKLERDHDLLRIIAKDIKEIRSEHGLNEAVIQRFYALLTVNEIHSRDEERLLF
- the moaA gene encoding GTP 3',8-cyclase MoaA, with the translated sequence MSVNILRDQLNRPMRDLRISVTDRCNFRCSYCMPKEIFGDDYVFLPREELLTFEEMERLAKIFESFGVKKIRLTGGEPLMRRNIDELVKKLLTLNNIKDVGLTTNGVLLKQYGQKLKEAGLTRLNISLDALDENLFGNLNGRGIKPSFILENIQFAKNLGFEIKVNMVVQKNVNDQEIIPMAKYFKEQGITLRFIEFMDVGNDNAWSFEKVITKKQILTMLQEEFDLKPVDKDYFGEVAERYQYAGTESQVGFITSVSESFCSSCTRARLSSDGKFYTCLFATNGFDLRELIRSGATDDELAKAIKNVWERRTDRYSDERTEETAKNRTKINMSYIGG
- a CDS encoding molybdenum cofactor guanylyltransferase; amino-acid sequence: METVGILLAGGRSRRFGSPKAFAKLKDQYFYEWAYAALDKVCDDVIIITREELLPLFPKNLFLSTDDHRFSGDGPLAGIYTGMDIINADQYVVLPCDMPFITRKELKQLTLFPSTGDIKAVKQDEIFHPLVSIWNSSLKEKIYQTLMNKNLSVMQFMSAVDTEWILANQISDKPATVFQNINKPL
- the moaD gene encoding molybdopterin converting factor subunit 1, whose amino-acid sequence is MITVLYFAGLKEKTGVDKEEFTFAGKTVKQLLEELRRKYEGLADGIIQVAINEEYALLDDIIEEKDIIALIPPVSGG
- a CDS encoding molybdenum cofactor biosynthesis protein MoaE, with the protein product MKLFEIVETEIDPEPYRKAVLHASAGAVTVFTGHVREWTKGVRTIYLSYEAYIPMAEKKLAQIGKEIEEQWPNTKVAIAHRIGKLEISDIAVVIAVSSPHRKVAYEANEYAIERIKEIVPIWKKEIWENGQEWIGDQKQMPVVEGELK
- the mobB gene encoding molybdopterin-guanine dinucleotide biosynthesis protein B; translated protein: MDAVSILQVVGYKNSRKTTLIENWVKELVSIEKEVSVIKHHGHANGLDFPSDKTDSMKFFHSGATCSIAVDDQSIQMHQLKNNWTLKQLVQLAAISNPEIIIIEGYKQEDYDKVVIIKELKDWETLQHLTNIVCVIVHGELKIDNYPMIHIENTVLLNEWLIDWIGGDKLETI
- a CDS encoding molybdopterin molybdotransferase MoeA, translated to MVEIRKPITVRDAIERVMDKANALPIIEITLSDSYGYILAEPIIAKHDVPSFNNSPYDGFAIRSEDSIGASGDNRIQFRVKDHIGAGQVSNHALGKSEAVRIMTGAPIPKGADAVVMLEQTVESEESFTIRKAFKPLENVSLQGEDSKKGEMLIPSGTFIHPGIIALLATFGYAKVKVRKKPVVGILCTGTELLGVEDELEPGKIRNSNGPMIEAQLKRRGIESRYYGILSDDLESCYRLVKTALEETDCVITTGGVSVGDFDHLPEIYHRLQAEVLFNKVAMRPGSVTTAAFANGKLLFGLSGNPSACFTGYELFAKPAIENMMLNNSPYTPHTKAKLTEDFLKPNPFTRFVRSVYRFEGNEAIITPAGFNKSNAVSSIARGNALIVLPGGTRNFVAGDLVDVLLLGNENGISTWMP
- the moaC gene encoding cyclic pyranopterin monophosphate synthase MoaC, giving the protein MSELTHFNEQGRAKMVDISDKNETTRTAVAVSSVTVNDTIKSQITEGTNKKGDVFAVAQVAGIMAAKNTSSIIPMCHPILLSGINITFEWSSNDSNVINIQSEVKTIGSTGVEMEALVAASAAALTIYDMCKAGGKDMVIGSTMLLSKTGGKNGDYQRGN
- a CDS encoding MogA/MoaB family molybdenum cofactor biosynthesis protein codes for the protein MSTQFALNRTIHAVILTVSDTRTEETDKGGLLISQLLEQASVHVVEKLICKDEINEIQAILKAWTKKDNIDVIITTGGTGIAIRDCTIEAIQPSFTKEISGFGELFRFLSFTEDVGTKAMLSRSVAGVVNDKAVFVLPGSVGAIKLAMNKLILPELEHIVFELTK
- a CDS encoding ThiF family adenylyltransferase, giving the protein MDSRYSRQLLFKKIGATGQNHLGAAAVAIIGCGALGSAISETLVRAGVGTIHIADRDYVELSNIQRQQLFTEEDAEEMLPKVVAAEKRLKSINSSVVLHTYLQNVDHLLIEYFATRVDVIIDATDNFETRLLINDAAYKHNIPWIYGACVGSSGVVFPFIPKQTACFRCLLPVLPTVNETCDTVGIISPAVQITAATQSSEVLKLLTGNLKAVRTKVHHFDCWNNTFLDIGISKVKNETCETCSEHATFPSLERDQQSQYAVLCGRDAVQVLPSPGRKVTLQDAEKIAKNIKAFKKRTPYFVEFQREQYRMVLFGDGRLLIHGIKDVNLGRRLYTEIFG